The window GAACTTTCCGAACAAAAACCCAAAATTCCTAAGGACCAAATTAtcaaattacgattatacccttgaCCTCCGAAACACAAACGAACACCCGGATCACTTAGACTATAACACCCACATCCAAAAAGGGCCAAATACTTTCTTCCCCAAAGCCCAAAGCCTTATGATGACTAATGACCGGGCCACGACCCCTAACGGTGAAACTATTCGAAACCGAGTGTTACAATGTCCTCGTTGGTTGATTTTCCGCTTGAAGACACCTCCTTTCTTGCTTTGTCCCTTCCCGGTGGTCAACGAAGTTGGACGTCTAATGGACCCTCCCCCTCGGTGGCGTCGAACTCATCATTGAGGTCGATACTAACACCAATGTCCGACTCGGAAGTTCTTGCCTTTTGTTGGAGTCGGTGGTGGATATTGAATGTCGTTTCCGGATAAATGATCCATTTTGAATCATTACGAcaagcttcccacgctttttgGTTGGCAAATGGTTTACCATTGTTGATAATTTTGTTTGTTGTGTTTGGAGTGGGTGAGGTATTTTGATTTGGATCCATATGTAGAAGATAAAAAATATATGAGAGGAGAGTGTTTTTTGTTGAATATATGTGTTTGTTTtgaaagagtgtgtgtgtgtgtgtgtgttttagtttGAAAATTATGTGTAAAATGAACGTATATAAAGAAAGAAATTAAAGAAATAATGAATTGATTGTTTTTAAATGCTTGAAACGGTCGAAATTGAGCAACGGTCGAATACAAAGGCTAGCCAATCATATTGGACGTCGTCTTTCGTCTTACCACCCGTGTCACACCCAACCCACCCACCCTAGGGATGTTCACGCGTCTCCAGCGATCTAGCTCAGCATTTCACGCGTGGAACAACTACAACTCCGGATAGCCTAAGGATAGACTCTAATGTTAAACCACAAGTAACTTAAACAAGCCTCTTTGATATCATGCAAGATATCTATGGAATCCATTTATTtacatattaaatatatattcaaGATTTTAAAccaccccatatatatatatatatatatatatatatatatatatatatatatatatatatatatatatatatatatatatatatatatatatatatatatatcaagcttAACATCTTCGGGTAACATGTTGATTCTTTGCATTCTCTAGCACGTatgaaaaaagaaaaattttCATTCACATAAACCAAAAAGAATTTCGCTTTTTCTTCAAAACAGAAGCATGGCCCACAATATAAACTAATAACATCTTTCAATTTTCAAACCTGACTTATTATTTATTGAATGGCATTTTAACAACTAGTTTCGGATGAGTAGTGGATAGGACAACAAAGTCAAAGAGATAGGCTAAGTGGACAAGCTTTGCATGCTTGTAATTTTCAGTTGCACTTGCAAAGACTCCCCTATATAAAGATGGTTAGATAGTTCAGATACTTGTTCAAAGGTACAACCTTATAAAGCATTGAACTTATGGCATCTCATAAACTACTTTGCATCTTTCTCTTTGTCCTCCATTTTTATTCTGGTATTCTTATTAACTTCTACCCCACTCTTGCTTTTACTTTATGCAACCAtgataaagtttttatttttagaaggttTCAATTACTGTCTTAGAAGCAAAAAAGGGTGTTTTAACTTTTAATGCATTATTTTTGGCTTTGTTTAGTAGAGATCTACTTCCATATGTTGTTATGTTTGTTTCGTGAAAACCAGTATTAACATacataaattataaattttacGATTGTCActaatatggtttatatttacaTAGTTAATATTGTTTCTTGAAGGTCATAGTGAATTACAACTGAATTACTACTCAGAAAGTTGTCCAAACGCTGAAGAAATCGTGAAACAAACTGTTATAACTTTGTATAAAGAGCATGGAAACACCGCTGTTTCTTGGTTAAGAACTCTCTTCCATGATTGCATGGTTAAGGTACAACTTATTTACTTGTTAACCCTTATTTTCTTAGAGTCAAATTTATGAAATTCAAGAAAATATATATAACcttatatataattatacattATACACTAATTAATAAACTGAAATAACAGTCATGTGATGCATCAATATTATTGGAGAGCATAAATGGAATCCAATCAGAAAAGATATCAAAAAGAAACATGGGAATGAGGAATTTCAAGTACATTAACACAATCAAAGATGCTCTTGAATCTTCATGTCCCATGACTGTTTCTTGTGCTGATCTTGTTGCACTTGCCGCTAGAGATGGTATTGTTATGGTATGTAAATTGTAATTATTCTAATCTTTCTTTGTAAATACTCAATATAAATCTTgattcatatttatatttttggtgttaatttattaatttatttgtgTCATGCAGCTAGGAGGACCTCATATTGAGATGAAAACTGGGCGAAAAGATAGCAAGGAAAGTCATCTTGCAATAATCGATGCTATGCTACCTAACCATAACGATAGCATGTTGTATGTTCTTGATCGCTTTCAGTCCGTAGGGATTGATGTTGAAGGAACAGTCGCTCTCCTAGGTAATTttatatttactttttttttttttttttaagttttatattaACATCATATTCATTTGCATACGAATCAAGTTTTAGAAGGTATAAAAACGTAGTATATATAAgatactttctttaataatggTAGCTAAATTAATTGATctttgtaatattttatgagattGGGTATAGAAAAGAATAGTTGTTAGAATagttgttttctaaaattttgaaatattagaGACACAATAATACAGTTTCAAATTATTGAAAAAGGTGTAATTACTCCACACGATATGGTCAACACCACCCTAGAGTACATATCTTGAATTATCAAAAATTTCCTTGAACAAAAAGAGACGTATTGAAACAAAATTTAGGTACTCATGTTCACTAAATATTATATGATAAAATCGATAATCATTATAGAAATGTCCCAAAGACACCAAAATCAATAAATGTGCCTTCACGGGAGCAAGCACAACGTGACATAAGCACAAAGTGACATATTTGGAGTTTGGGATAAAACATATAACGTGAGTTCAATGCATGACAAATGACAATGATATTGTTGGGATTTTCCCAATTAGGGAAGCTCATTGGTAACCAATCAATTTCTCGATCCATAAACTGCTAAATTTCTTATTTACCTCACATAGACACATAATGGGCttatgattaaataaatataaaaagaaCAACGAATATGATTAAACAAAGTATTAGTATGATATAATAGTCATTTCGTTTATGGCAGGTGCTCACTCAGTAGGTAGGGTCCACTGCATCAACCTTGTTGATAGACTCTATCCAACTGCTGACCCGACGTTAGACCCGAACTTTGCTGAGTATCTCAAGCGTCGTTGTCCCCATCCTGACCCAAACCCGCTTGCAGTGGAATACTCGAGGAGTGACCTACAAACACCAATGATTTTAGACAACATGTACTACAAGAACATCAAAAATAACAAGGGACTGCTTATCGTTGATCAACAACTTGTTTCGAACCCGATCACATCTCCATATGTTGACAAAATGGCAGCTGATAATGATTACTTTCATGATCAGTTTGCTAAGGCTCTTCTCACTTTGTCAGAGAACAACCCGATAAGCGAGGAAGAAGGCGAGGTGCGAAAAGATTGTCGTTTTGTAAATCATAACTAAAAATACCCAACTTGTGTAATTTCTCGACCATTTCTGGTAATGTTTATCTTTTTATGTGATATAAGTAAGGTTATGTCACTAATATGAAAGAATGGGCTAAATGCTTGTTTTTTGCAACGTGGTTTCATCTTTTTTGGTTTTTTCGTTTTCTAGTTTATGCAATAAAATGCTT of the Lactuca sativa cultivar Salinas chromosome 6, Lsat_Salinas_v11, whole genome shotgun sequence genome contains:
- the LOC111893069 gene encoding peroxidase 21 isoform X2, with amino-acid sequence MVKSCDASILLESINGIQSEKISKRNMGMRNFKYINTIKDALESSCPMTVSCADLVALAARDGIVMLGGPHIEMKTGRKDSKESHLAIIDAMLPNHNDSMLYVLDRFQSVGIDVEGTVALLGAHSVGRVHCINLVDRLYPTADPTLDPNFAEYLKRRCPHPDPNPLAVEYSRSDLQTPMILDNMYYKNIKNNKGLLIVDQQLVSNPITSPYVDKMAADNDYFHDQFAKALLTLSENNPISEEEGEVRKDCRFVNHN
- the LOC111893069 gene encoding peroxidase 21 isoform X1, giving the protein MASHKLLCIFLFVLHFYSGHSELQLNYYSESCPNAEEIVKQTVITLYKEHGNTAVSWLRTLFHDCMVKSCDASILLESINGIQSEKISKRNMGMRNFKYINTIKDALESSCPMTVSCADLVALAARDGIVMLGGPHIEMKTGRKDSKESHLAIIDAMLPNHNDSMLYVLDRFQSVGIDVEGTVALLGAHSVGRVHCINLVDRLYPTADPTLDPNFAEYLKRRCPHPDPNPLAVEYSRSDLQTPMILDNMYYKNIKNNKGLLIVDQQLVSNPITSPYVDKMAADNDYFHDQFAKALLTLSENNPISEEEGEVRKDCRFVNHN